The Arachis ipaensis cultivar K30076 chromosome B03, Araip1.1, whole genome shotgun sequence region GGAAGTGCATCCATCTCCCTCCTGATGTCTTCATCTAGTGGGGGGTACTTATTGATAACAAGCTGAACTAGCTTATTGTTTTCCTCTTCCTTGTACAACATCTTAAAGAAATTAATAGCATGTTGGGCAATGGTCTCCTCTTCTTCCATCCACTCCCCATTCTCGTTACGCAACTTTAAGATTTTGTTCTTTCTCCTTCTTATAATGGTCTTAGTATGGTAGAACTTTGTATTGCGGTCGCCTTCAACTACCCATCTCTCTCTGGACTTCTGTAGCCACATTAGCTCCTCCTTCTCCAAATCATTTTCAAGCTCTGTTGTGAGCTCTCTTTCCAACCTCTCAAGAAAAGGGTTGTGGCCCCTAGCTTGCGCTCTCTGAATTCCCCCTAAACGATTGAGTAGCTTCTGCTTTTTCTTTCCAATATGACCAAAAACATCTCTATTCCAATCCTTCAATCCTCTTGAGAGGTTTCTTAAGGCAGTACCAAGCGGCTCTTGTTTCTTCCAGGTGCTCTCCACATACCCTTTGAATTCTGGATGGAGGTTCCACATAACCTCAAAACGGAAAGGTCTCTCTTTTCGTTGTTGTGCTTGTGGTTTGAAAGTAATTAAGAGGGGGTGGTGATCAGAGTTTATTCTCGTAAGAACATCAACTCTAGCCTCCTCAAATCTAGTTCTCCAAGCTGTATTTCCCAAGGCCCTATCAAGCCGTTTGAAAACTCGCTCTAGCCCCTGCCATTGAGGTCCTCTCCACGTATATTTGGCTCCCACATAGCCAAGGTCTATGAGGCCGCAAGCATTAATCCATTCCTTAAATCTGATGCACGCTCTAGAATCAATACTCCCCCCTCCTTTCTTTTCTGAAGGGCACGCTATGTCATTGAAATCTCCCACCACTAGCCACTCCTTCTGCACGCCCCTTGCAAGGCAGACTACATCCTCTCTAAACTCTTTCCTTAAACTCTCATGGGGGCTAGCATAAACGGCGGTAAGAAGCCAAGTCTCCCCATTGCTGCTGGTGATATCTAAGTGCACAAATTGGGTTTTTGAAACTCTGACATTAACATTTATATGTGGGTCCTTCCAAAGGATCCAGATACCACCACTGAAGCCAACGGCTTCTTCTATATGAAAAAATTCAAACCCAATCCTCCTAACAACTTCCAAAGCTTTGTCACCACTACATCTAGTTTCTTGAAGTATTATGAAATCAGGTTTATATAACCTACTAAATTCTTTAAGGGAGCGAGTGAAAGCCTTACTCACTGCTCCTCTGCAATTCCACGAAAGGACGATCATAGAGAAAGATAGGTAGAGAAGCACACCCGGACACCTACTGTTCCATCAGCATCTTATCCCTCTCAAGGCACATATCTTCACCGTTCTCTGTGTTCATTGAGTTGTTTTCAACTCGCATGTCGCTCTCATCCATTTCCTGCATGGCCATAGCTATTTCCTCTTCTGCCGATATTTTTTCCCGCTCCTCTTCTTCAAACTTAAGAGCTGCTTCCACCATTATCTCTGAAGCTATAGAGTGTGGGTCTGGTGGTTCTGAGTCCATGGAGTTGTGTTGATCCTCCTCCATAACAGCTATCTCGGGAATGACCATGTCTTCCCCAATATCTTGTGTATTTTCAATTTGAGTACCCGGACTTTGGGATAAAAGGTTTTGTGATGTGTCCATATTGTTTGGATCGCCTAAGGTGATAGATTGTGTAGCAGAATTATGGGCTGGGTTTGGTTTGCTGGGTGTTTTTCTTATGAGTTCTTTTTGGGTTTCTGTGGTGTTCTTTGTTGGGTTGGCTTGTGTTGGGGTCTTTATGTTGGCAAGATTTTTTGGTTCTTCATGGCCGCTTCATTCAAAATAAAGTTGAAGATCCCATTAACCTTCTCCACCCTTATCTCTGGAATGTTTCTGCTTTGTGGTTGTGGTTCTTCTCTTTTATCTCTTCCGTCCTCCTCCATCATATCCTCCTGATTTCTTACCAGGCTTCCAGCTCCACTGTTAGTTTCCGTTGTTACTGGAGTTCTACCTCCTTTTACCATCTCACTGAAGGATCTTCTAGCTTCACCTCCAGCTTGTCCTCATATCCCTTCTTCAACCATCCATTCTTCCTCCCTTGCTTTGAGAAGAGACTCTCCCGAAAAGCATTGGTCTTCACCTACCTTCCTCACTTTTCTGGTTGCTCTCGCATTATCTTCTCCAGGAGCTCTGGGTGGTTCATGTGAGCGAGAGTGTCCTCCTCGGACAAAACCGCCCCTCATGGTGGTGGTTCAGAATCGGCAAAAGCGGTGGAAGAGAGAAACTATGATGCAAAAAACTTTTCATGATATTTTCTAATCCGACAAGCAAGGATTAATCCACCGCGAAGTTGGAAGTCCAACATAGGGTTCAAATGGACCTTGGTGCTGGTGTGTCCAAAACCCAATCCTTTTAATATTACTGATATTAGCATCCATTTTAAGCCCAATAATATTGAATCTCCGTATATAATGGGCTCATATTGGACTCCACAGAAAAAACAGAGATCCATTATTCATAATCCTCCATCTAGGTTGCCCTGTGTATGTAAAGTCGTAAACACCTCATCTtgctttgtttgtttttatttttcatatttggTGATAATGGCATATATGCGGTGTCTTGCActgttttcaaattttcatagaGACCAACTTGATGTGAGATCATAGACGTTGAACAAAGCTTGTGTGAATATCTAGTTATCTTCTAATATATATTGGCCTTATTTCCCCTGTATTCCTTTTGAAAAAATCTCAATTATTACAAACACACAAACATATCTTATCCAAGATTTTGCCTGATTTATTTGTCATTGCAGACGTATAAATGGAGTAGTATGAGAGAATCTCGTTTGCAACTAGAGATGTTAATGAGGCAGGGTGGGGGCGGAAGATGTCTCCTTGCTTCCCATCCTGGCCCTAGAATTAATCTTCGTCTCCGTTCCGTTTTTTGCCATGAGAAAATAATTGTTCTCATCTCCATTCTCAGTGTTTCCTGTATTTTTTGCGGAACCTCATTCTTCCTCTCCTTATGTGTTAACATCCATatgaaaattataataaaaaatataaaaacaaaaaaaacaaactacaaaatattattacaaacacACAAACATATCTTATCCAAGATTATAAGTCTAGAAATATAATATAGCAAATTATAgtccataaaataaaatcttaaacaatagggttaggatttttcaatgagtgaaattactaaaaaaactcctatattaaaaataaagtaaGGATTATTAAGTAAgttaaaaaattcgaaaaattatcGAAGATGGGGCGAGATTCTCGCTCGACTCCCCGCCTGTCTCGAGAAAATTTCGCTCCCCATCCCCATTTTCACGAAAAAATTTCTCCATCATTAAAGCCTCATTCAAGACGGTTTCCGCCAAAATTCTCACATCCTGAAAATTTTTGACACTCCTATTTATAATTGGTGTGttcataattaaatttgatattttGTCAGCTATGTTAAACTGCAATAGTGACTATCTGCTAGTCATGATTTACAGCAATGATGAAAGAAAGCCAAGGCCAATAATCTAGCTTGTTCACTGGTGAAAGCGGTGCTCGGAAAACCAAGACAACAAAATTGATTAGAACAATATAATAGAACATGTTCTTGAAGTAAGATGTTCTTGAATTGAATAAATTGTTAGTTCTGCAATTTTTATATAGGCATGCAATTTCATCTGGATTGAATTGAATTTACTTTTACAGGCATTTGACAATTAAGGACTACTCACAATGAATTTTTGTTATTCCTGACCGTTGTAGGAGTGTTTATGAGTTGGGTAGATTTAATTAAATCCGATGACACGAAATATAATCGAAATCTGACTGAAAAATAAAAtcgaacaaaaataaaataatcaaactCAATAAAATATACTTTTAATTCAGACTAAATTTCGAGTCAATGACAGATCCTGATAATCCTAATTTTCAGTTTCGTATTATGTTCTCTTTTCCCTTGAATTCCACAAGatgtatgttttctttttaatAGTGTTTTTAGTCTTTTCACGTTATTGCAACCTAAGatcttatttaaataaaataagagaaaatttAAGAGAccgatatttttattaaaatttgatcaatatttaactaactaaaaaaatgaataattctatactattaaatataatctcatatcattaaaaatatttgagttgcaacgactatctatcccctcaaccattagtggtggtgctcgagttggttttgcttgtgttagcagagattggaagggaaggtggcaacgaggctgtctggaaacaattgagagtcgtagcattttgcaaggagagttgtttgctatttggagaggctttcttttagcatgggactcgggacaaagagacattatatgtgagacagactgtgtggaggcttttactattgtcaataatttacaagattgctctgggtttactgatcctttggtgttaaaaatccgagatatcatgtcttggaaatggcgtgctgatcttcgattgatcttgagagatgcaaatacagtagcagacatcatggcaaagactgcaatgaggactatttctccccaagtggagcttccattgccttggaaggagtttgagagtagtattcagcgggactgcctttcttaagcagtttcttgtttttttttctttcttagtttttgtttatttttcttttaagtcaccaaaaaatatcattaaaaatattaataataattaattaatgattacAAGTTATAAAATTTATTGACTTCTTAACACTCATCATAAAATAAATATCAAATCACTCATATATTTAAATGTTGAAAATATTTTCAACCTTTCGATTCAATATTACACGCAATAATATGAAATGGGTAATGTTAAGTaaccaataatttttttgaacaacATAAACAACCACTAATCAAATCAAAACATGTTACATCTCTAAATTATTcacttaaatcttaatattataATAGTCATCCATACacctaataaaatgaacatctgatatatccattattcacattgtttaatatttttattgtctactTATATTTTCTCCTAATGGAATTAAGACCACGTTTTTGGCAATTAAAACACTGGTACAATAACCCAAACACTGGTACAATAACccatattattaattaaattgcATGCAATCTTTGCATCCATCACGGGGTTCATACCAAATCAAagatatcataaaaaataaaataaaataacacgtAGGTCATACTCATACATACAATACGAATTAAATATCAGAGGGGATAAGATTTGTTGTCTCCTCAATCTTGGATATGAAAAGCTTCTGAAATTCAGAGTCAACATTAAGAGCCACTTCTTGAATTATAGGGGACATAGCTCCCCACACCGATGCCTTTCCAGCCAACTCTTCAAACAAGGGACTGCAAATAATAACAGAGTATTATTATTGTACTATAACCAAATATTAATAAGAAAAATGTGTGGTATGGTTTCAGTATCTCAAACTTACTTTTCAGTGGTTACAATAGAGTAAGTCTCCATTCCTTGATCACCAGCAATTTGAGCTGCCACAAAGAACTGTGGCACAAGAAGTAATTGACCAGCCTCAACTTGAGTATCCAACACACTTTGTCCATTCAAACCCACAATTTCAATTTTGCCACCTCCTCTAGCAATGTAAATTAACTGAGCCACAGGGCTAATTGAGTGTGATGGAGTCTTAATAGCATTAGGTTCCAATTTCACTATAATTACACTCAACCCAACTTCCCCAATAAAAGGGAACTCTTTGCTTGTTACTGTTGTGACTGAGCCACCTTTATTCACACTATAATCAGGTTTTGAGGCATCTATATTGTGGACCAGCTTTTTGGTGAGGTCTACATGGGGATGAGGCATGTCATGAgccttttctttttctaatttaattatgACAGCACCAGTTTGGCTTGTTGTGAGTATTTTTGTCTCATCTTTGTTGAGATTATAGGATTTGCTTGTGAGATCAGAAGAGAAGCCTCCTAAAATTCCTCCAAAGCCAGATAGGAAGAAGTAGGTGATTTGACCAGGGAAAATAGCCTTTGAGGTTTCACCAAGATAAGCAATGATAACATCTGAATCTCCATTGTTGAACCACCATGAGACAGATCCTATAGGCACTGGTATTATGTCACCTTGCTTAAGTTTTACAACCACTTCTTTTTTAGTGTTGGGGAGTACTATTCCTGCTACACCATTGTTCCCTACATATATATGTGCCATACTTACAATTCAAGAAATAATAACTTCAACATGTAATTTGAGTTTGAGTTAATAatggttaaaaataattaatttatacttTCTTACTTTATCAATGCCTTGAATTTAGAAAAATTTTTATCTTAGATTTACTACTTAAATAATCATATATACATAAGAGTATGCAAAAAATGAATAAGTTATTGTTGCCTTACTTAGGGCTGCATACGGATCAGATTGGATATAGCctttaattttatcttatctgTACTGTACTTATCGGATTGGATCGGATACAATATCCACATTTTTCAGGTCAggtccgatccgatccgcaagtgTTTTAAAGTCCTGTTAGATTGTTTTTACTAAAAAATGTCCAGAAAATTCATTTGTTCACCTGTTTAAgcctatttactcctaaaatattatcaataaaaattctcttgaataacaaaaaaaactaataacacaagatctaagtttaattattctaagttgaagacaacataaaaaattaaaaacaaaatatcataaACTATGCTATTGTATGAGACATGCCGATATGCGGATCTACAAATCTGCGAATATCACTATCAAATCTGCAATCTGATCGTAGCATAGTGCAGGTTGGATCTGATCCGATGGCTTTGCAGATCGGATAATATCCACAAAATTCGAATCGAATGTAAATAATTACGGAAAATATGTGGATATTATGTAATCCATGTACAATCCTAGACTTACTCTCTTACTAATATTAAGAAATGTATTTAAATCTAGTATTTTTTTGGTACAGGTAGAATTATGGGATGATAATAATGCATTGATTTAGAATCTAtaatttaaagataaataaaatattataaaaaattaactaatgttaaatggaaaagaATAGTTGGCTAGCATTACTCTAATGTTAAATTTTATAGAGCACTAAATTTAACTAAAAAGGAAAATAGAGAGTGTAGGTTACCTTGAATGACATAACCAACTTTGGAAACATCTCCATAATGAGGAAGAGCGAAGCCCCAAGGCTTAAGGTGAAGGCGACCACCACCCAAATTGAACTTAGACAACATAGGACTTGACCAAGCGTAGTACCCTCCTCCATCTCCTTCAAACACTGTTTCTGCTCTCTTTGGTGTCAACTCCAactccatttctttttctttgggaCCAATAATTTCATATTAATCATTCTATCatcttttaatataatttttactcggatattaaaaaagaaaaaaaagttaactCTTTGCACCTTAATCAGTGTATCATcctttaatataatttttactcggatattaaaatattttcttactTATCAAAATAGAGATTAAATACAAAGACcaagaaataattaaaaaaaaaaagcctcTATATCTCACATTTGAAAAcgtaaaattaaagagaaaaataaatacaCATGTATATGTTGtaaaataaaacacaaaacaGTTCCATTTTAGAAAACTATCCTTTTAGTTAATAATCCATCAACAAAATATAAAATGGGTAAGGGTGAAGGAATTGGATTTCTATTGTaacaagaaaaatatttaaaaaaaaaattaacatatacCACAAGTTTCTTTCTATTATTAAAGACATTAAAATTATAAGAGAAGAGAAACATGTACCTGTACTTCTGCAATGTAATATGGAAGGAAGAAGAGTATAAGCCTAGGTTGTCCCAAATCTTTTCTTCTAATTAAGAAGCCACGCAAACTCAAGAGACATCATTGACATTTATAGAGTTCCGAGTGAAGGGCATGTATGTGAGACCGACAATTTGTTTAAAGAggaaagtattgtttttgtccccaacatttgggtTAAGTTTTATTTGTGTCTCtaatgtttaaatcgtcctatttgtatctttaacgtttataaaagtaattcaatgttatcctactatcaattatattaacaaatcaga contains the following coding sequences:
- the LOC107631723 gene encoding glutelin type-A 2; the protein is MELELTPKRAETVFEGDGGGYYAWSSPMLSKFNLGGGRLHLKPWGFALPHYGDVSKVGYVIQGNNGVAGIVLPNTKKEVVVKLKQGDIIPVPIGSVSWWFNNGDSDVIIAYLGETSKAIFPGQITYFFLSGFGGILGGFSSDLTSKSYNLNKDETKILTTSQTGAVIIKLEKEKAHDMPHPHVDLTKKLVHNIDASKPDYSVNKGGSVTTVTSKEFPFIGEVGLSVIIVKLEPNAIKTPSHSISPVAQLIYIARGGGKIEIVGLNGQSVLDTQVEAGQLLLVPQFFVAAQIAGDQGMETYSIVTTENPLFEELAGKASVWGAMSPIIQEVALNVDSEFQKLFISKIEETTNLIPSDI